From a region of the Hippopotamus amphibius kiboko isolate mHipAmp2 chromosome 3, mHipAmp2.hap2, whole genome shotgun sequence genome:
- the LOC130848598 gene encoding olfactory receptor 140-like, protein MDAMGRLGEDMRRHVAETQRSGKLIPIMDGLGDSNDKQSWRKRILEFLLALRSGESGIFLPIADGNSPAFTHHLIGFRCCRHHARHYDPSFTSALTPKLIIDLLYKRRTISWGGCLTQLFVEHFLGGSEVIILTVMSYDCYVAICKPLHYTTIMRQGICQLLVVVGWMGGILHATVQILFMLDLTFCGPNIIDHFMCELFSLLELACGDTYWLGMVVTANSGGMSFFILFMLLISYIVILSSLKSHSSEG, encoded by the exons ATGGATGCTATGGGAAGATTGGGAGAAGACATGAGAAGGCATGTAGCAGAAACTCAAAGGAGTGGGAAGCTCATTCCTATCATGGATGGATTG gGAGACAGTAATGataaacagagctggagaaaaagAATACTTGAATTCCTCCTAGCTTTGCGGTCTGGAGAATCAGGCATATTCTTACCCATTGCAGATGGCAATTCACCAGCATTTACTCATCACCTAATAGGTTTCAGGTGCTGCAGACATCATGCCAGGCACTATG ATCCATCCTTCACCTCTGCCCTCACCCCTAAGTTGATCATTGATCTGCTTTACAAGAGGAGAACCATCTCCTGGGGTGGCTGCCTGACACAGCTCTTTGTTGAGCACTTCCTGGGAGGATCAGAAGTCATCATCCTCACTGTCATGTCCTATGactgctatgtggccatctgcaagcctctgCACTACACGACCATCATGAGACAGGGGATCTGCCAGCTCCTGGTGGTGGTGGGCTGGATGGGGGGAATCCTACATGCCACTGTGCAGATACTTTTCATGTTGGACTtgaccttctgtggtcccaataTCATTGACCACTTCATGTGTGAGCTTTTCTCATTGTTGGAACTTGCCTGCGGTGATACCTACTGGCTTGGCATGGTGGTGACAGCTAACAGTGGGGGCATgagctttttcattcttttcatgctCCTCATCTCCTACATAGTCATCCTGAGCTCCCTGAAATCCCATAGCTCTGAAGGATGA